TTGCTTTAAGGCCCCCGCTCATCATCGGGGCATGTTTTTTGTTCTGTGGAACCTGCAGGAAGTCAATTGAACGTCTAAGCCctaaaaatattgaaataaataGTCTTTGTCTCCAAAAAAAACTTCAGCTTCCATTTAAAATGAGCTCCTTATTTATTCTAAATAGACTAGCTCTTATATAGTAATTTCCTACCTGTGTAGTCAAATCACTTTAAGCATGTGTCAATCAGCAGTGCTTTATATCTGTTTTATCTCTGCTGTCATATTTATTCACActcctgctctacctcctgagccacagccactctAAACTACAACTATCATCAGAGTTTGAGACAGTTCAAGCAGCAAGACTTTGATATTAACCTGAGGTCAAAGTGCCCACAGATAATGAGAAGTAGCCCTTTAATAACATGTGTTATCAAAGTCTGCCCTCTGATGTCTTAgcaatcaagaaaaaaaacagatgtacttcacatcattaaaataaaaataattaagtcAAATGTCAAAGACAGTAAGCAGCATATTAGAAGTAAGTAATTCTTTTTGTGATTCCACTGATGTGGCACACTTTGTAGTGTCCACTAAATTCTTCCCAAGCGTGCTGGTTTCTGAGGCTCCTCTTTTGACCCACAGTGTCCTCAACATCAGTAGGAAAAAGTTTTTTGAGTGTCTTGACTGATCctcactctctcactctgctctgtgttgtttcctctttcagaccagaaaaacatcacagttcaGTCTGGACAGAACGTCAGGCTACCATGTCAAGCTCCAAATGATAAAGGTTCCATCAGAGCTGTAGCTTGGACCAAACCTGcccaaataaaaacacaaaataaaaatgtctatttCTATCGAGATGGGCGAGTTGATCCCGAAgagcagcatccatcttttaagaaccgggtggatctgcaggacagacagatgaaaaaTGGAgatgtgtctttgattctgaacaatgtgacgattaatgacgCTGGAACATACGAATGTAGTGTTACCCAGAAAAAAGAACTCAACCCTTACACCACTACTATAACTCTTGACCTGGACGTTATTCATTCTAGAGGTGAGTTATGAGAGTTCAGTGTGTCTGTGATCAAAGTTGAatctgcttcctggttgttggaTTCTGTTCTTCACTTATCACctacctcacacctgtttctcacctccaggtcagacaggaggacacacagaggatggatcTATTGGACTGATAGTCGGTCTGTCAGTTTCTGGTCTGCTTCTTCttgcagttgtttttttcatccaCAGAAGAGGTAAACAACAACCAAGTCAGGTTTCATACCAGCCTCCTGCTGGAAAGTAGTAGGTTGAAACTTTTCCAGAGACAGGAAGATGATAAGATGACAGACATTTTCAATGCTTAACATCCAGCAGGCCATATCAAATGTTCGgttcttgttttgattttacATCTTAAATGATCAGTTTGCTGTGGTTCTATCTGTTGGACTGACAGTTGGTCTGTCTGTCTTCTTTTTACTTTTGAGGGGTTAAAACAAATGAGTCAGAATCTGTACAAGCTCCCCAGAGCAGAGTAAAATGAGTTGGCTAAGTTAGTCATAAAAAGATCAACAGTCTAAACCAACCACTTTGATAACAATTTATTTTGTTCCtgctatactttttttttacatttctaaattagGATTATCTTTACATTTCCTTTCACATAAGTACAAAGTCTGACTGTCAAGAAGTCCTGCACTAAAATCCCCTAAAGTCTCAATttcattatttgtgtttttaaacagcaggaaaatatatataaatatgtttaaacatttacGCTCCAGTACTAAAATACAAGCTGTATTTAATCTGGTTTattgtgtgtatatttgtgtgatATATACTGCATCTCTGTGTACCTTCTGCgttgtgatcagagtgcagtagataatgtctgacagcagtttgaagagcaaatggattctgttctgttcttcactcatcacctacctgacagctgacacctcacac
The sequence above is a segment of the Oreochromis aureus strain Israel breed Guangdong linkage group 3, ZZ_aureus, whole genome shotgun sequence genome. Coding sequences within it:
- the LOC120437454 gene encoding coxsackievirus and adenovirus receptor homolog, with amino-acid sequence MAAGTCASVYSTLLLAVVFVFVSADQKNITVQSGQNVRLPCQAPNDKGSIRAVAWTKPAQIKTQNKNVYFYRDGRVDPEEQHPSFKNRVDLQDRQMKNGDVSLILNNVTINDAGTYECSVTQKKELNPYTTTITLDLDVIHSRGQTGGHTEDGSIGLIVGLSVSGLLLLAVVFFIHRRGKQQPSQVSYQPPAGK